In a single window of the Flavobacterium sp. W4I14 genome:
- a CDS encoding hypothetical protein (product_source=Hypo-rule applied; pfam=PF05569; superfamily=49818; transmembrane_helix_parts=Outside_1_3,TMhelix_4_26,Inside_27_37,TMhelix_38_60,Outside_61_85,TMhelix_86_108,Inside_109_261,TMhelix_262_284,Outside_285_498): MPHFFIILLKINLVLILFSATYYLVLRRLTFYSINRIFLLFGIVFSSAYPFINLTEFFAGRKTVPAFVPQFNQQVSEFVRQDAVSVFWQGLTVLFYTGVLLMALRLLVQFISLYSMHKNSSPDHLSDYQVRILNDEVSPFSFWQTIYINPHLHKKQDLNNILEHEKVHVEEWHTLDIILAEICVVFYWFNPGVWLMKKAVRENIEFITDAKILKKGIDKKAYQYSLLDVGTLQSPIAIVNNFNLSDLKKRIKMMNTKRSSKVNLTRYLFVLPILLCVTLAFTIDSKEVKKSLAPLTKMVNDVLPEKVAEVVVQPKTVLKAKFKKRVIVNTLKAPDTATKMTFIFKSIVDGVDSSRKSIEDTLKGLGKQVKIMSFKTDGNFKGRTFVQHFNFTDTSNADHKNIAINVLADKDSDFENLPMPKKNGVAMFYFLKSTAKTSAAKDGNQHVTSNGAIVNETTTYFLNGNKISKEELDKLNVNKISDLKVDRNNQAIQITTKP; encoded by the coding sequence ATGCCACATTTCTTTATCATTTTATTGAAAATTAATCTGGTGCTGATCTTGTTTTCTGCAACCTATTACCTGGTGTTGCGGAGACTAACATTTTACTCCATCAACAGGATATTTCTGCTGTTTGGAATCGTCTTTTCTTCTGCCTATCCATTTATTAACCTCACCGAGTTTTTCGCCGGCAGGAAAACTGTACCTGCCTTTGTTCCACAATTTAACCAGCAGGTAAGTGAATTTGTAAGACAAGATGCCGTTTCGGTATTTTGGCAAGGACTTACGGTGCTTTTTTATACTGGTGTTTTATTGATGGCCTTAAGATTGCTTGTGCAGTTTATTTCGCTTTATAGCATGCATAAAAATTCTTCACCCGATCATTTAAGTGATTATCAGGTGAGGATTTTAAACGATGAAGTAAGCCCGTTTAGTTTTTGGCAGACCATTTATATTAACCCACATCTGCATAAAAAGCAAGATTTAAACAATATTCTCGAACATGAAAAAGTACATGTAGAAGAATGGCATACTTTGGATATTATTCTGGCCGAAATCTGTGTAGTTTTCTATTGGTTTAATCCAGGGGTTTGGTTGATGAAAAAAGCCGTCAGAGAAAACATTGAATTTATTACGGATGCAAAGATTTTAAAAAAAGGAATCGATAAAAAAGCTTATCAATACAGCTTGCTAGATGTTGGAACGTTGCAGTCACCGATAGCTATTGTGAATAATTTTAATCTATCCGACCTTAAAAAGCGGATTAAAATGATGAACACGAAACGTTCATCAAAAGTAAATTTAACCAGGTATTTATTTGTGTTACCGATATTGCTTTGCGTTACTTTAGCGTTTACCATCGATAGCAAGGAGGTAAAGAAAAGTTTAGCACCCCTAACCAAAATGGTGAATGATGTTTTGCCTGAAAAGGTTGCTGAGGTAGTAGTACAACCTAAAACAGTTTTAAAAGCTAAATTTAAAAAAAGAGTAATCGTTAATACACTGAAAGCACCCGATACCGCCACCAAAATGACTTTTATTTTTAAAAGTATTGTAGACGGTGTAGATTCTTCACGAAAATCGATAGAAGATACTTTAAAAGGGTTAGGTAAGCAAGTGAAGATCATGAGCTTTAAAACCGACGGAAATTTTAAAGGCAGGACCTTTGTACAGCATTTTAATTTTACTGATACCTCAAATGCAGACCATAAAAATATTGCTATTAATGTTTTAGCTGATAAAGACAGTGATTTTGAGAATTTGCCAATGCCTAAGAAAAACGGTGTTGCGATGTTTTATTTTTTAAAATCAACGGCCAAAACCTCAGCTGCTAAAGATGGAAACCAACATGTAACCAGCAATGGAGCTATAGTTAACGAAACCACCACCTATTTTTTAAATGGTAATAAAATCTCAAAAGAGGAGCTTGATAAATTGAACGTAAATAAAATTTCTGATCTCAAAGTTGATAGAAATAATCAGGCGATCCAGATTACTACAAAGCCCTAG
- a CDS encoding hypothetical protein (product_source=Hypo-rule applied; cath_funfam=2.170.130.10,2.60.40.1120; cleavage_site_network=SignalP-noTM; pfam=PF13620; superfamily=49464,56935): MRKCAITLVLLFAAFSAQAQKPVKGMVKDSNGKAIESVNVSLKDPEGNIINFSRTNRNGEFSISIKNDQITGYKIEASSIGYKKLSTVVADVNKSYDLVLQNSETVLETVTVKNRPSLKANGDTLNYRPSDFADKQDRSIGDVLKKMPGIEVAENGKISYNGKAISNLYVDGDNLLDDKYNIGTKSIPQSAVDKVQVIQNDQPIKMMRKNNMSDDVALNLVIKDDAKLKIMGDATVGAGMPNRFDENLTAMLFNKKLKFINNIKGNNIGNDPDIDLTSHNLSDYLKRLDNDKPSGLLSTGAADVPSLPQSRYLFNKAGLINLNNLYKFNQDLQLRANLSYLYDQRDQQYNKFSETYLSDQTIRYSESQNNAINPQKLRIQFNLNGNAEKYYLNNNFVLDYAPYKTSSGFVINNVAANQVLRQETLDISNEFNYRKKLKSEDVINLYSYLNRTTQPETLKITPRLNADILNNGNSYLGLSQYIKIPTWYTNNYASFAFVKNNFVQTYKAGFNVQQQQLNSELYRTQNNQQTELVSGNAVNDLDWLKTKLYTEANYDFTNDKIKAGLSLPLSYNQINYSDEVNQLDKSLHKLFLNPSFNLKYQTSPENYVTANYAFRNDLGGIDDVYRGTVLKNYRSLFANNAPISESKTHNIGAGFNFRKAMQMLFINLAANYSDAELNTISSYSLSNNIQQRVVLPLSNHIRTLSFNANASKYLFDLRSTVSVGVSFSQSKYDQLQNNELFAFNAQTVSYKAGIEAKLTNFINWSYLANFSVTDNKAQVADAIKTNFQQLRQRSSLAITTVRNVYLNLSVEHLFAHQSTQSNLKYLFADMNIKYKPLKMKTDLEFGMTNLANIKRFDAIYLSANSLTTGTYYIPGRVAMLKATFNF; the protein is encoded by the coding sequence ATGAGAAAATGCGCTATAACGCTGGTGCTATTGTTTGCTGCTTTTTCGGCGCAGGCACAAAAACCGGTCAAAGGAATGGTTAAGGATAGCAATGGAAAAGCGATTGAGTCTGTTAATGTCAGTTTAAAAGATCCTGAGGGGAATATTATTAATTTTAGCAGAACCAACCGCAATGGCGAGTTTAGTATTTCTATAAAAAATGATCAGATTACTGGCTATAAAATAGAAGCATCGAGTATTGGTTATAAAAAATTGAGCACAGTTGTGGCCGATGTAAACAAAAGCTATGATCTGGTTCTGCAAAACAGCGAAACCGTTTTGGAAACAGTTACCGTAAAAAACCGGCCATCTTTAAAGGCAAATGGCGATACCTTAAATTACAGACCATCTGATTTTGCCGATAAACAGGATAGAAGTATTGGCGATGTACTTAAAAAAATGCCTGGGATCGAAGTTGCAGAAAATGGGAAGATCAGTTATAACGGAAAAGCCATTTCTAACCTCTATGTGGATGGCGATAATCTTTTGGACGACAAGTATAACATCGGTACTAAAAGTATCCCACAAAGCGCCGTAGATAAGGTACAGGTAATCCAGAATGATCAGCCAATTAAAATGATGCGTAAAAACAACATGAGTGATGATGTTGCACTGAATTTAGTAATTAAGGATGATGCCAAACTTAAGATAATGGGCGATGCTACGGTTGGCGCGGGAATGCCCAACCGCTTTGACGAAAATCTAACGGCCATGTTATTTAATAAAAAGCTGAAGTTCATCAATAATATTAAAGGCAATAATATCGGTAACGATCCGGATATTGACCTCACCTCACATAATTTATCGGATTATTTAAAGCGCCTCGATAACGATAAGCCAAGTGGATTGCTATCTACAGGAGCGGCTGATGTACCCTCTTTACCGCAAAGCAGGTATCTTTTTAATAAAGCTGGATTGATCAATCTAAACAACTTATATAAGTTTAATCAGGACCTGCAATTGAGGGCAAACCTTTCGTACTTATATGATCAGCGCGACCAGCAATACAATAAATTTTCGGAAACTTACCTTTCGGACCAAACCATCCGTTATTCAGAATCGCAGAACAATGCGATTAATCCGCAAAAATTAAGAATCCAATTCAACTTAAATGGAAATGCAGAGAAATATTACCTAAACAACAACTTTGTATTGGATTATGCGCCTTATAAAACCTCTTCCGGTTTTGTAATCAATAATGTTGCGGCCAATCAGGTACTTCGGCAGGAAACCCTTGATATTTCTAACGAATTTAATTACCGAAAAAAATTGAAGTCGGAAGATGTAATTAACCTCTACTCCTATTTAAATAGAACAACGCAGCCCGAAACATTAAAAATTACACCAAGACTTAATGCCGATATTTTAAATAATGGAAATAGTTACCTGGGTTTAAGCCAGTACATTAAAATACCAACCTGGTATACTAACAATTATGCATCTTTTGCTTTTGTAAAAAATAATTTCGTGCAAACTTATAAGGCAGGTTTTAATGTACAGCAGCAACAGCTCAACTCTGAACTTTACCGTACACAAAATAACCAACAAACAGAACTGGTTTCGGGCAATGCAGTAAACGACCTTGATTGGCTTAAAACAAAGCTCTACACTGAGGCAAACTACGATTTTACAAATGATAAAATAAAAGCAGGACTGAGTTTACCCTTGAGTTACAACCAGATCAATTACAGTGATGAGGTAAACCAACTAGACAAAAGCCTGCACAAATTATTCCTAAATCCTTCATTTAATTTAAAATATCAAACCAGTCCAGAGAATTATGTAACGGCAAATTATGCCTTCCGAAATGATTTAGGAGGAATTGACGATGTTTATCGAGGTACGGTTTTAAAAAATTACCGTTCGCTTTTCGCGAATAATGCGCCGATTTCGGAATCGAAAACGCACAATATTGGAGCTGGATTTAACTTTAGAAAAGCGATGCAGATGTTGTTTATTAATTTAGCAGCTAACTACAGCGATGCCGAACTGAACACCATTTCTTCATACAGTTTAAGCAACAACATTCAACAAAGGGTTGTGCTGCCACTAAGCAACCACATCCGTACGCTTTCGTTTAATGCAAATGCAAGCAAATATCTTTTCGACCTGAGAAGTACGGTGAGTGTTGGGGTAAGTTTTTCGCAGAGTAAATACGATCAATTACAGAATAACGAACTGTTTGCCTTTAATGCACAAACGGTTTCTTATAAAGCTGGCATAGAAGCGAAACTTACCAATTTCATCAACTGGTCTTACCTTGCAAATTTCTCGGTTACCGATAATAAAGCTCAAGTTGCTGATGCGATAAAAACAAATTTCCAGCAGCTTAGGCAGCGATCTAGCCTGGCTATCACCACTGTTAGAAATGTATATTTAAATTTATCGGTAGAGCATTTATTTGCGCATCAATCTACCCAGTCTAATCTGAAATATCTTTTTGCAGATATGAACATCAAATACAAACCATTAAAAATGAAAACAGATTTAGAATTTGGCATGACGAATCTGGCCAATATCAAAAGGTTTGATGCGATTTACCTTTCAGCAAATTCACTTACCACTGGAACGTATTACATACCGGGAAGGGTGGCCATGCTGAAGGCTACTTTTAATTTTTAA
- a CDS encoding GLPGLI family protein (product_source=TIGR01200; cleavage_site_network=SignalP-noTM; pfam=PF09697; tigrfam=TIGR01200), which translates to MKLTLTICLATALTISAKAQSPDKALARVRYTFTHIQDTTQRDKPKTENMLLVTGKNASVYTSYDKLNQSLNTQKQIQEQMKNQTGNSNIKIEVKSEMKVPLTQEDYFFFANEHKMITKERLFNHYLIEETAPQIDWKILKDTMSFSGIPCQKATATFKGRKWIAWFATEIPFQSGPWKLNGLPGLIVEAYDEKKEVKFTFAGLENVKDDANQTNSGDDGKITMPNGTGVVKMVGIDVSTSYLGSEIKLPADAIKTTRKELDKLKAARDKDPQGFMQAQMAASGMQGSFKASPAPRPAGGTTIRKPEINNPIEIPEKK; encoded by the coding sequence ATGAAACTAACACTAACCATCTGTTTAGCAACCGCCTTAACCATTTCGGCAAAAGCCCAAAGCCCCGATAAGGCTTTAGCAAGAGTAAGGTATACTTTTACTCACATCCAGGACACTACGCAGCGTGATAAACCTAAAACCGAAAACATGCTACTGGTAACCGGGAAGAATGCTTCTGTTTATACCAGTTACGATAAGCTGAACCAATCGTTAAACACCCAGAAGCAGATTCAGGAGCAGATGAAAAACCAAACAGGCAACTCCAATATCAAAATCGAGGTGAAAAGTGAAATGAAAGTTCCACTAACACAGGAAGATTATTTCTTTTTTGCTAATGAACATAAAATGATTACCAAGGAACGCCTCTTTAACCATTATCTTATTGAAGAAACTGCTCCACAAATTGACTGGAAAATTTTAAAAGATACCATGAGTTTTTCAGGGATACCATGCCAAAAAGCAACCGCAACCTTTAAAGGCAGAAAATGGATTGCCTGGTTTGCCACTGAAATACCTTTTCAAAGTGGTCCATGGAAATTAAATGGATTACCAGGCTTAATTGTGGAAGCTTATGATGAGAAAAAAGAAGTAAAATTTACATTCGCTGGCCTTGAAAACGTAAAAGACGATGCCAACCAAACAAACTCAGGTGATGATGGCAAAATTACAATGCCCAATGGCACAGGTGTGGTAAAAATGGTGGGAATAGATGTAAGCACCTCTTACCTCGGATCGGAGATTAAATTACCTGCAGATGCCATTAAAACCACAAGGAAAGAACTAGATAAACTTAAAGCAGCAAGAGATAAAGACCCTCAAGGCTTTATGCAGGCACAAATGGCGGCGAGTGGTATGCAAGGTTCTTTTAAGGCTAGTCCTGCTCCCCGCCCGGCTGGAGGCACAACGATACGCAAACCCGAGATCAACAATCCAATCGAAATTCCTGAGAAAAAATGA
- a CDS encoding large subunit ribosomal protein L21 (product_source=KO:K02888; cog=COG0261; ko=KO:K02888; pfam=PF00829; superfamily=141091; tigrfam=TIGR00061) codes for MYAIVNIAGQQFKVAKDQHLFVHRLQGDEGASIEFDNVLLVDNGGAITVGAPAVKGAKVSAKIVSHLKGDKVIIFHKKRRKGYKKKNGHRQFFTKIQISDITL; via the coding sequence ATGTACGCAATAGTAAATATAGCAGGGCAGCAATTTAAAGTTGCTAAAGACCAGCACCTTTTTGTACACAGATTACAAGGAGATGAAGGCGCTAGTATTGAATTTGATAATGTATTGTTGGTTGACAACGGTGGTGCAATTACTGTAGGTGCTCCTGCAGTTAAAGGTGCTAAAGTTTCAGCTAAGATCGTATCTCATTTAAAAGGTGATAAAGTAATTATTTTCCACAAAAAACGTAGAAAAGGTTACAAAAAGAAAAATGGTCACCGCCAGTTTTTCACTAAGATTCAGATCTCTGACATCACTCTATAA
- a CDS encoding large subunit ribosomal protein L27 (product_source=KO:K02899; cath_funfam=2.40.50.100; cog=COG0211; ko=KO:K02899; pfam=PF01016; superfamily=110324; tigrfam=TIGR00062), with protein MAHKKGAGSSKNGRESHSKRLGIKIFGGQLAIAGNILVRQRGTKHHPDKGVGIGRDHTLFALVDGTVIFRKKQDNKSYVSILPITEAEIEAAVAKAPVAKKAVAKKEVVAEEVVEAAPVAKKAPAKKAAKKDETTEEAAPAE; from the coding sequence ATGGCACACAAAAAAGGAGCCGGTAGTTCGAAAAACGGACGTGAATCGCATAGTAAGCGTTTAGGTATTAAAATTTTCGGTGGGCAATTAGCTATCGCTGGAAACATTTTAGTACGTCAACGTGGAACAAAACACCACCCTGATAAAGGTGTTGGTATCGGTAGAGACCACACTTTATTTGCTTTAGTTGATGGTACTGTAATTTTCAGAAAGAAACAAGATAACAAATCTTATGTTTCTATCCTTCCTATCACTGAAGCTGAAATCGAAGCAGCAGTAGCTAAAGCACCAGTTGCTAAAAAAGCGGTTGCGAAAAAAGAAGTTGTAGCTGAAGAGGTTGTTGAAGCAGCTCCAGTTGCTAAAAAAGCACCTGCTAAAAAAGCAGCTAAAAAAGACGAAACTACTGAAGAAGCTGCACCTGCAGAATAA
- a CDS encoding putative membrane protein YgcG (product_source=COG1512; cleavage_site_network=SignalP-noTM; cog=COG1512; superfamily=49344), with amino-acid sequence MNFKILSLSVFSIMLVSFSVKAQDIEENIRMVKSFKADGVSNEWNEPLNEYNDATKLAFALANDDKNLYIIIESLDPQTTFSVLRGGITLNINTAGKKKDGIKLTFPLIERPPMPKEGDGQREHALLSPGKDNDLHDPAVMNKSIRVSGFKNIADGELPAMNRDGIETGMSIHPNRDLIYELSIPLMQLQVGLDLKKPLVYNIKINEPNKSGFKREARLQGAGDGKGRSGGRGGMGGGGRGGMGGGGRMGGGGQRPSEGGESAAKSSDFWIKYKLVKA; translated from the coding sequence ATGAATTTTAAAATACTCAGCTTATCTGTTTTTTCTATTATGTTAGTCAGCTTTTCGGTTAAAGCACAAGATATAGAAGAGAATATCCGTATGGTGAAATCCTTTAAGGCCGATGGTGTATCGAACGAGTGGAACGAACCCCTTAACGAATACAACGATGCCACCAAGCTAGCCTTTGCCCTGGCCAACGATGACAAAAATCTTTACATCATTATCGAATCGTTAGATCCGCAAACTACTTTTAGTGTACTGAGAGGTGGCATTACCTTAAATATCAATACTGCGGGTAAAAAGAAAGATGGTATTAAGTTAACCTTTCCTTTAATAGAAAGACCTCCCATGCCGAAAGAAGGAGATGGACAGCGTGAACATGCTCTTTTATCACCTGGTAAAGATAACGATCTGCATGATCCGGCAGTGATGAATAAAAGCATTCGCGTTTCTGGCTTTAAAAATATTGCTGATGGTGAGTTGCCAGCGATGAACCGGGACGGCATAGAAACTGGAATGAGTATTCACCCCAACAGAGATCTTATTTACGAATTAAGCATCCCATTAATGCAGTTACAGGTAGGATTAGACCTTAAAAAGCCATTGGTTTACAATATTAAAATTAATGAGCCGAATAAATCTGGTTTCAAAAGAGAAGCTAGGCTTCAAGGTGCGGGTGATGGTAAAGGTAGATCAGGCGGTAGAGGCGGAATGGGCGGTGGTGGTCGTGGCGGTATGGGTGGTGGTGGAAGAATGGGCGGAGGAGGTCAAAGGCCATCAGAAGGCGGAGAATCTGCAGCCAAATCTTCTGATTTTTGGATCAAGTATAAGTTGGTAAAGGCCTAA
- a CDS encoding geranylgeranyl diphosphate synthase type II (product_source=KO:K13789; cath_funfam=1.10.600.10; cog=COG0142; ko=KO:K13789; pfam=PF00348; superfamily=48576) yields MHTTEELQQILDTAIQNLKFPDHPKQLYDPITYIINLGGKRVRPLLVLMATELFGENANESIHAAMAIEIFHNFTLVHDDIMDNAPLRRGKATVHEKWSTNIAILSGDVMMVEANKNLAKVNPTFLAPVLNAFNATAQGVCEGQQLDMEFEGRDDVSIEEYINMIRLKTAVLLGGALKLGAIIAGASEKDADLIYQFGENIGIAFQLQDDILDVYADPEKFGKQVGGDIIANKKTFLLLKAFELADGETRASLDTWTGYKEFNVQEKIDTVRQVYDTLDIQDIAKESMNNYLNKALAVFAQINVSDECKANLLTLTDQLMAREY; encoded by the coding sequence ATGCATACTACAGAAGAATTACAACAAATTTTAGATACTGCAATACAAAATTTAAAGTTTCCGGATCATCCTAAACAGCTTTACGATCCGATTACTTATATCATTAATCTGGGTGGAAAACGGGTAAGACCACTATTGGTTTTAATGGCGACAGAGTTGTTTGGTGAAAATGCAAACGAATCTATCCATGCCGCGATGGCCATTGAGATCTTTCATAATTTTACGCTTGTTCATGATGATATTATGGACAATGCACCACTCCGCCGGGGGAAAGCCACTGTACATGAAAAATGGAGCACCAATATTGCCATTTTAAGTGGTGATGTAATGATGGTGGAAGCAAATAAAAACCTTGCAAAAGTAAATCCAACCTTTCTTGCTCCGGTATTAAATGCCTTTAATGCAACCGCTCAAGGCGTTTGCGAAGGGCAGCAATTGGATATGGAATTTGAAGGCCGTGATGATGTGAGTATTGAAGAATACATCAACATGATCAGGTTAAAAACAGCAGTGCTTTTGGGGGGTGCCTTAAAACTCGGTGCCATTATCGCTGGTGCCTCAGAAAAGGATGCAGATTTAATTTATCAGTTTGGCGAAAACATAGGCATTGCCTTTCAGCTACAGGACGATATTTTAGACGTTTACGCTGATCCTGAAAAATTCGGAAAACAGGTGGGTGGCGATATTATAGCCAACAAAAAAACCTTCTTGCTGTTAAAAGCTTTCGAACTTGCTGATGGAGAAACCAGGGCATCATTAGATACCTGGACGGGATATAAAGAATTTAATGTACAGGAAAAAATAGATACTGTACGCCAGGTATACGATACTTTAGACATTCAGGATATTGCTAAAGAAAGCATGAACAATTACCTCAACAAAGCTTTAGCTGTATTTGCGCAGATTAATGTAAGCGATGAGTGCAAAGCCAATCTTTTAACACTTACCGATCAATTAATGGCCAGGGAGTATTAA